The Polynucleobacter sp. TSB-Sco08W16 genome includes a region encoding these proteins:
- the rplL gene encoding 50S ribosomal protein L7/L12 → MAITKEEIIDAVGSMSVMDLNDLVKAFEEKFGVSAAAMAVAGPAGAAGGAAAEEQTEFTVNLLEAGANKVSVIKAVREITGLGLKEAKDLVDGAPKPIKEAVDKKTAEEAKKKLEEAGAKAELK, encoded by the coding sequence ATGGCGATTACTAAAGAAGAAATTATTGATGCAGTAGGTAGCATGTCCGTTATGGATTTGAACGACTTGGTTAAAGCGTTCGAAGAGAAGTTTGGTGTTTCCGCTGCAGCGATGGCTGTTGCTGGTCCTGCTGGTGCCGCTGGTGGCGCTGCTGCTGAAGAGCAAACAGAATTCACTGTTAACTTGCTCGAAGCTGGCGCAAACAAGGTTTCAGTAATTAAGGCAGTTCGCGAAATTACTGGTCTTGGCTTGAAAGAAGCTAAGGACTTGGTTGACGGTGCACCGAAGCCAATCAAAGAAGCTGTTGATAAGAAGACAGCTGAAGAAGCTAAGAAGAAGCTTGAAGAAGCCGGCGCTAAAGCAGAACTCAAGTAA
- the secE gene encoding preprotein translocase subunit SecE produces the protein MSQHTASHSEEKSSWVSGLAALIVVVALVLYYTLIDQSLLVRLAVLFGGIAAAVTIVAISPDGRRFIAYAKDSWYEVKKVVWPTRKETTQMTLVVFGFVLIMSLFLWIADKLIEWLVFSVFLGWK, from the coding sequence ATGTCTCAACACACTGCAAGTCACTCTGAAGAAAAGAGCAGCTGGGTCTCAGGACTCGCTGCTTTAATCGTCGTTGTTGCGTTAGTTCTTTACTACACGCTCATCGACCAATCTTTATTGGTGCGTTTAGCAGTTTTGTTTGGCGGCATTGCAGCAGCAGTGACGATTGTGGCGATTTCACCTGATGGGCGTCGTTTTATTGCCTATGCAAAAGACTCTTGGTATGAAGTAAAAAAGGTTGTTTGGCCAACTCGTAAAGAGACTACCCAAATGACTCTAGTCGTATTTGGCTTTGTTCTGATCATGTCCTTGTTTCTATGGATTGCAGACAAATTGATTGAATGGCTAGTTTTTTCAGTCTTTTTGGGCTGGAAGTGA
- the rplA gene encoding 50S ribosomal protein L1, with protein MTKLSKRVKAIQSKVDANKFYPLEDALNLVKECATAKFDESIDVAVQLGIDAKKSDQVVRGAVVLPAGTGKHVRVAVFAQGEKAEQAKAAGAEIVGMEELAEQIKGGKIDFDILIASPDTMKIVGTLGQVLGPRGLMPNPKVGTVTPDVATAVKNAKAGQVQFRVDKAGIVHASIGRRSFEPAALKSNLLALLEALNKAKPPASKGIYLKKVAVSSTMGAGVRIDQASLQAAA; from the coding sequence ATGACTAAGTTATCTAAACGCGTTAAGGCAATTCAATCTAAGGTTGATGCCAACAAGTTCTACCCATTAGAAGATGCATTGAACCTCGTTAAAGAGTGCGCAACTGCGAAATTTGATGAGTCTATTGATGTTGCTGTTCAATTGGGTATTGATGCAAAGAAATCTGACCAAGTTGTGCGTGGCGCAGTAGTGCTCCCAGCTGGCACAGGCAAGCATGTTCGTGTTGCTGTTTTTGCACAAGGCGAGAAGGCTGAACAAGCTAAAGCTGCTGGTGCAGAAATTGTAGGCATGGAAGAACTTGCTGAGCAAATTAAAGGCGGCAAAATTGATTTCGATATTTTGATCGCATCTCCAGACACAATGAAAATCGTTGGTACTTTAGGTCAAGTATTGGGCCCACGTGGTTTGATGCCAAATCCAAAAGTAGGAACAGTGACTCCTGATGTAGCTACTGCAGTTAAGAATGCAAAAGCAGGTCAAGTTCAGTTTCGTGTGGACAAAGCCGGTATCGTGCATGCAAGCATTGGCCGTCGTTCATTCGAGCCAGCTGCATTGAAATCAAACTTGCTCGCATTGCTTGAGGCTTTGAATAAAGCCAAGCCTCCTGCATCAAAAGGTATTTATTTAAAGAAGGTTGCCGTAAGCAGCACCATGGGTGCAGGCGTACGTATTGACCAAGCATCGTTACAGGCAGCGGCTTAA
- the tuf gene encoding elongation factor Tu yields the protein MAKEKFERTKPHVNVGTIGHVDHGKTTLTAAIATVLSKAFGGEAKAYDQIDAAPEEKARGITINTAHVEYETANRHYAHVDCPGHADYVKNMITGAAQMDGAILVCSAADGPMPQTREHILLARQVGVPYIVVFLNKCDMVDDAELLELVEMEVRELLSKYDFPGDDTPIVQGSAKLALEGDEGPLGKEAIMKLAEALDTYIPTPERAIDGAFLMPVEDVFSISGRGTVVTGRIERGIVKVGEEIEIIGIKPTLKTTCTGVEMFRKLLDQGQAGDNVGILLRGTKREEVERGQVLAKPGSITPHTHFTAEVYILGKDEGGRHTPFFNNYRPQFYFRTTDVTGSIELPKDKEMVMPGDNVTITVKLIAPIAMEEGLRFAIREGGRTVGAGVVAKILA from the coding sequence ATGGCAAAAGAAAAGTTCGAGCGGACAAAACCGCACGTAAACGTAGGCACCATCGGTCACGTTGACCACGGTAAAACCACATTGACAGCAGCAATCGCAACTGTGCTCTCAAAAGCATTCGGTGGCGAAGCAAAAGCATACGATCAGATCGATGCTGCTCCAGAAGAAAAAGCACGTGGTATTACGATTAATACTGCACACGTTGAGTACGAGACTGCAAATCGTCACTACGCACACGTGGATTGCCCAGGACATGCTGACTACGTTAAGAACATGATTACTGGTGCTGCGCAGATGGACGGCGCAATTTTAGTTTGCTCTGCAGCTGACGGCCCAATGCCACAAACTCGTGAGCACATCCTCTTGGCACGCCAAGTGGGCGTTCCTTACATCGTTGTTTTCTTGAACAAGTGCGACATGGTTGATGACGCTGAATTGCTCGAGTTAGTTGAAATGGAAGTTCGTGAGCTTCTGTCTAAATATGACTTCCCAGGCGATGACACACCAATCGTTCAAGGTTCTGCTAAGTTAGCGCTTGAAGGCGACGAAGGCCCATTGGGTAAAGAAGCCATCATGAAATTGGCTGAAGCACTCGATACATACATCCCAACTCCAGAGCGTGCAATTGATGGCGCGTTCTTGATGCCAGTAGAAGACGTGTTCTCTATCTCCGGTCGCGGTACTGTTGTAACCGGTCGTATCGAGCGTGGCATCGTTAAAGTCGGCGAAGAGATCGAAATTATCGGTATTAAGCCAACCCTCAAGACAACTTGTACTGGCGTTGAAATGTTCCGCAAATTGCTCGACCAAGGTCAAGCAGGCGATAACGTTGGTATCTTATTGCGCGGTACAAAACGTGAAGAAGTTGAGCGCGGCCAAGTATTGGCTAAGCCAGGTTCAATCACCCCACATACTCACTTTACAGCCGAGGTTTATATCTTGGGTAAAGATGAAGGTGGTCGTCATACTCCATTCTTTAACAACTATCGTCCACAGTTCTACTTCCGTACAACGGACGTTACTGGTTCAATCGAGTTGCCAAAAGACAAAGAAATGGTGATGCCTGGTGATAACGTCACAATTACCGTAAAACTCATCGCTCCTATCGCGATGGAAGAAGGTTTACGTTTTGCGATCCGTGAAGGTGGCCGTACTGTTGGCGCCGGCGTGGTTGCAAAGATTTTGGCTTAA
- the rplK gene encoding 50S ribosomal protein L11: protein MAKKIIGFIKLQIPAGKANPSPPVGPALGQRGLNIMEFCKAFNAQTQSMEPGLPIPVVITAFADKSFTFIMKTPPATIMIKKAAKIEKGSPRPHTDKVGKITRAQAEEIAKAKMPDLTAADMDAAVRTIAGSARSMGITVEGL, encoded by the coding sequence ATGGCAAAGAAGATTATTGGCTTTATTAAGCTGCAGATCCCTGCAGGTAAAGCAAATCCATCACCACCCGTAGGTCCAGCATTGGGTCAACGCGGTCTTAACATTATGGAATTCTGTAAGGCGTTCAATGCTCAAACTCAGAGCATGGAACCTGGCCTGCCAATTCCAGTCGTGATTACAGCGTTTGCTGATAAGAGCTTCACATTCATTATGAAGACTCCTCCAGCAACCATCATGATTAAGAAAGCTGCGAAGATTGAAAAAGGATCACCACGTCCACATACGGACAAGGTAGGAAAAATTACTCGTGCCCAAGCGGAAGAAATCGCTAAAGCAAAAATGCCAGATTTGACAGCGGCCGATATGGATGCAGCTGTTAGAACAATCGCTGGTAGCGCCCGTTCCATGGGCATCACTGTGGAAGGTCTGTAA
- the nusG gene encoding transcription termination/antitermination protein NusG — MIDSEVAANPQATGNMRWYVIHAYSGMEKSVKKGLEERIARSGMPEKFGRILVPSEEVVEIKSGTKSVTERRFFPGYVLIEMEMTDESWHLVKNTPKVTGFVGGVRNRPSPISTAEVTKIMDQMQAGVDKPKPKTLFEVGEMVRVKEGPFTDFNGNVEEVNYEKSRLRVSVTIFGRGTPVELEFGQVEKM; from the coding sequence ATGATTGATTCTGAAGTAGCTGCAAATCCACAAGCAACCGGTAATATGCGCTGGTACGTGATCCATGCCTATTCTGGTATGGAAAAAAGCGTTAAAAAAGGCCTCGAAGAGCGTATTGCACGTTCTGGTATGCCTGAGAAATTTGGCCGTATTTTGGTCCCTTCCGAAGAGGTTGTGGAGATCAAATCTGGTACTAAATCAGTAACTGAGCGTCGTTTCTTCCCAGGTTATGTCCTAATCGAGATGGAAATGACTGACGAAAGCTGGCATTTGGTCAAAAATACACCAAAAGTAACTGGTTTCGTAGGCGGTGTCCGTAATCGCCCAAGTCCGATTTCTACCGCAGAAGTTACCAAAATCATGGATCAAATGCAGGCTGGTGTAGATAAGCCGAAGCCTAAGACCCTGTTTGAGGTGGGTGAGATGGTTCGTGTTAAAGAAGGGCCATTTACAGACTTCAACGGAAATGTCGAAGAAGTGAACTACGAGAAGTCAAGATTGCGTGTTTCTGTTACAATTTTTGGCCGCGGTACCCCAGTTGAGCTGGAGTTCGGCCAAGTAGAAAAGATGTAA